The following coding sequences lie in one Burkholderia cepacia genomic window:
- a CDS encoding DcrB-related protein, with amino-acid sequence MKYLIQECSFDIPSLNDDRTVNVLTLAHPQTSGTYQIVVSRDQLIGGEDLERCLRRQIGLMTRHVTGFKEIARQQVEIGAQRVPALELESTFKQSGSTFHQIQAMTVVDAPRLLVITLSSQTPLSDAHRTAWKQLLDSYQQHG; translated from the coding sequence ATGAAATATCTCATTCAGGAATGCAGTTTCGACATCCCGTCGCTGAACGACGATCGTACCGTCAACGTGCTGACGCTCGCGCATCCGCAAACGAGCGGGACTTACCAGATTGTCGTCAGCCGTGACCAGTTGATCGGCGGCGAGGATCTCGAGCGTTGCCTGCGCAGACAGATCGGCCTGATGACACGTCACGTGACGGGCTTCAAGGAAATCGCGCGGCAGCAGGTCGAGATCGGCGCGCAGCGCGTGCCGGCGCTTGAGCTCGAGAGCACGTTCAAGCAGTCGGGTTCCACGTTCCATCAGATCCAGGCGATGACTGTCGTCGATGCACCGCGCCTGCTCGTCATCACGCTGTCGAGCCAGACGCCGCTGTCGGATGCGCACCGTACGGCGTGGAAGCAGCTGCTCGACAGCTACCAACAGCATGGATAA
- a CDS encoding type VI secretion system tip protein VgrG, whose translation MQLSDLAGFLNLQNSRLLTIKTPLSGASELVLGDFQCSEGLSVLYDMQLGLASRNPNIELKQMIGQPVTVSLQLSNALASSDERYFHGYVTQFAHTGTDGGLASYTATVRPWLWMLSRRVDSRIFQDKNVQDILGDVFSKYAKLASYEFRVARTLKPYSYCTQYRETDLNFVLRLLEQDGLFFYFEHAKDAHKLIVTDASTNAKPIDGTVALRYATSGETFDDESVVTQWVAQRHLSSDSVSMKTFDYKVPNARRYVSGDAPIKQGDVGHYEIYDYVGGYGFDSTDHGEELARFRLEALAANGKAFSGATNCRTLSPDRYFEMTDHYDPGSGNETDRQFLVTAVRHHGMNNYQSNEGAGRYSASFQCIRKKIPWRPSLSVVKPVIAGPQTAIVVGPKGEEIHTDSLGRVKVQFHWDRLGKRDQSSSCWVRVGQPWAGGGFGGMQIPRIGDEVVVSFLDGDPDRPIIISRVYNAQNMPPWKLPENATQSGILSRSTKGHSGTANAIRFEDKQGEEELWLQAERDMRTEVEHDELRVVGNDHRWAVGRNHTLNVKVDHASNTGNNQTVGVGSGFAMTVGALPADNAPPPDAGTYTLNVTEQIVIQCGKARITLSKDGTIRLEGVQILENASDYFLMQGKKIDLNP comes from the coding sequence ATGCAATTGTCCGATCTCGCGGGTTTTCTGAACCTGCAGAACAGCCGTCTGTTGACGATCAAAACACCCTTGTCCGGCGCGTCGGAACTCGTGCTGGGTGACTTCCAGTGCAGCGAGGGGCTGTCGGTGCTGTACGACATGCAACTCGGGCTGGCGTCGAGAAACCCGAATATCGAGTTGAAGCAGATGATCGGGCAGCCCGTGACGGTATCGCTGCAATTGAGCAATGCCCTGGCGAGCAGCGATGAACGGTATTTCCACGGTTACGTCACGCAGTTCGCCCATACCGGAACCGACGGCGGGTTGGCGAGTTACACGGCCACCGTGCGGCCATGGCTGTGGATGCTGTCGCGTCGAGTCGACTCGCGCATTTTCCAGGACAAGAATGTCCAGGACATTCTTGGTGACGTCTTTTCGAAGTACGCGAAGCTGGCCTCCTACGAGTTTCGCGTCGCACGGACGCTGAAGCCGTACAGTTATTGCACCCAATATCGGGAAACTGATCTGAATTTCGTGCTGCGCCTGCTGGAGCAGGACGGGCTGTTCTTCTATTTCGAACATGCGAAGGACGCGCACAAGCTGATCGTCACGGATGCGTCGACCAATGCGAAGCCGATCGACGGCACGGTTGCGCTGCGCTATGCAACCAGCGGCGAAACCTTCGACGACGAAAGCGTGGTCACGCAGTGGGTCGCGCAGCGTCACCTGTCTTCCGATAGCGTCAGCATGAAGACGTTCGACTACAAGGTGCCGAATGCGCGCCGCTATGTGTCTGGCGACGCGCCGATCAAACAGGGCGATGTCGGCCATTACGAGATCTACGACTATGTCGGCGGGTACGGCTTCGATTCGACCGATCACGGCGAAGAACTCGCGCGTTTCCGGCTGGAGGCGCTTGCCGCGAACGGCAAGGCATTCTCCGGCGCCACCAACTGCCGCACGCTGTCGCCCGATCGCTATTTCGAAATGACGGATCATTACGATCCCGGCAGCGGCAACGAGACCGACCGGCAATTCCTGGTGACGGCCGTGCGGCACCACGGCATGAACAACTACCAGTCGAACGAAGGTGCGGGCCGGTATTCGGCGAGCTTCCAGTGCATCCGCAAGAAGATTCCGTGGCGGCCGTCGCTGTCGGTCGTCAAGCCGGTCATCGCCGGTCCGCAGACGGCAATCGTGGTCGGGCCGAAGGGCGAGGAGATCCACACGGATTCGCTCGGGCGCGTCAAAGTGCAATTCCACTGGGATCGTCTGGGCAAGCGCGATCAGAGCAGTTCGTGCTGGGTGCGCGTCGGCCAGCCGTGGGCCGGCGGCGGTTTCGGCGGCATGCAGATTCCGCGCATCGGCGACGAGGTGGTCGTGTCGTTCCTCGACGGCGATCCCGACCGGCCGATCATCATTTCTCGCGTGTACAACGCGCAGAACATGCCGCCGTGGAAGCTGCCGGAGAATGCGACCCAAAGCGGCATCCTGTCGCGCTCCACCAAAGGCCACTCCGGTACTGCGAACGCAATCCGCTTCGAGGACAAGCAGGGCGAGGAAGAGCTCTGGCTGCAGGCCGAGCGCGACATGCGCACCGAGGTCGAGCACGACGAGTTGCGTGTCGTCGGCAACGATCATCGCTGGGCCGTCGGCCGCAACCATACGCTCAACGTCAAGGTCGATCACGCGTCGAATACGGGCAACAACCAGACGGTCGGTGTCGGCAGCGGCTTTGCGATGACGGTCGGCGCGCTGCCGGCCGACAATGCGCCGCCGCCCGATGCCGGTACCTACACGCTCAACGTCACCGAACAGATCGTGATCCAGTGCGGCAAGGCGCGCATCACGCTGAGCAAGGACGGCACGATCCGGCTCGAAGGCGTGCAGATCCTGGAGAACGCGTCGGACTACTTCCTGATGCAAGGCAAGAAGATCGACCTGAATCCCTGA
- the tssF gene encoding type VI secretion system baseplate subunit TssF — translation MDELLPHYERELALLRRSTHEFAARFPKIAARLGMTDGENDDPHLGRLLQSFALLSARISRKLDDDYPVFAQAVIDTLYPEQLRPIPSCAIAQFDAGAALGQLTEPMTVLRDTELEDRAGTCRFRTCYDVSIAPISIERVGVAPAAASSPRSKLPPNTSIVLSITFASLTDEAAFRAATPEQIRVHFHGTPAFTATLADALLLQAPIAFVESDRGGHWKRLPQFPLKPAGYDERDALVPYATTEHAPWRLLREYFAFPDKFAFIDIDFGMLARAAGPCRELTLHVPIVDVPESSAARMQLDAITTDHLRLYCTPIVNLFSRDAMPITLGPGAATYTVTPHVLSMRGLTVRSIDTVRLAAEGAPDASGGTPVPCYRGFVHERSSRDAPTYWLASSREYDGDGNVSRYPEITLVDLTGHAIARSDGQLMLGLTCTNGNHPSTLPFGAPDGDLFNENDNLAGRVTLLRAASRCRAVPPRQHALWQLVAGLAPHVLTLNPAGIDTLRALLRLLSADAPGPTPIIDAIVRVSHRPVMQWMAVKPMSTFLRGIEIAVSVEPSAFNTTSLYAFSRMLDPFFAHFAPANGFVQSVIRDADSGQERVRCPPRFGTTPVL, via the coding sequence ATGGACGAGCTCCTGCCCCACTACGAGCGCGAGCTGGCGCTGCTGCGCCGCTCGACGCACGAGTTCGCCGCGCGCTTTCCGAAGATCGCCGCACGCCTCGGAATGACCGACGGCGAAAACGACGATCCGCATCTCGGCAGGCTGTTGCAATCGTTCGCATTGCTCAGCGCTCGCATCAGCAGGAAACTCGACGACGACTACCCGGTGTTCGCGCAGGCGGTCATCGACACGCTCTACCCCGAGCAGCTACGCCCGATTCCGTCGTGCGCGATCGCGCAATTCGACGCAGGCGCCGCGCTCGGCCAGTTGACCGAACCCATGACGGTGCTGCGCGACACCGAACTCGAAGACCGGGCCGGCACTTGCCGGTTCCGGACCTGTTACGACGTCTCGATTGCTCCGATCTCGATCGAGCGGGTCGGCGTGGCGCCGGCTGCCGCGTCATCGCCACGCAGCAAGCTGCCGCCGAACACGTCGATCGTTCTGTCGATTACGTTCGCATCGCTGACGGATGAAGCGGCGTTTCGCGCCGCAACGCCAGAGCAGATCCGCGTCCACTTCCATGGCACGCCAGCGTTCACCGCCACGCTGGCCGACGCGCTGCTGCTGCAAGCGCCGATCGCATTCGTGGAAAGCGATCGCGGCGGTCACTGGAAACGCCTGCCGCAATTTCCGCTGAAGCCGGCCGGGTACGATGAACGCGATGCGCTCGTGCCGTACGCGACAACGGAACATGCACCGTGGCGGCTGCTGCGCGAGTATTTCGCGTTTCCCGACAAGTTCGCGTTCATCGACATCGATTTCGGAATGCTTGCGCGTGCGGCCGGCCCGTGCCGCGAGCTGACGCTGCACGTGCCGATCGTCGACGTTCCGGAATCGTCTGCCGCACGCATGCAACTCGACGCCATCACGACCGACCACCTGCGGCTGTACTGTACGCCGATCGTGAACCTGTTCAGCCGCGACGCGATGCCGATCACGCTCGGACCTGGCGCCGCGACCTACACGGTCACGCCGCATGTACTGAGCATGCGCGGCCTCACCGTCCGCTCGATCGATACGGTTCGACTGGCCGCCGAAGGCGCTCCGGACGCATCGGGCGGCACGCCCGTTCCGTGCTACCGCGGCTTCGTGCATGAACGATCGTCGCGCGATGCGCCGACCTACTGGCTTGCATCCAGCCGGGAATACGACGGCGACGGCAACGTGTCGCGATACCCGGAGATCACGCTCGTCGACCTGACCGGGCATGCCATTGCACGGTCGGACGGTCAGCTGATGCTCGGCCTGACCTGCACGAACGGCAACCATCCTTCGACGCTGCCATTCGGTGCCCCGGACGGCGATCTGTTCAACGAGAACGACAATCTCGCGGGCCGCGTGACGCTGTTGCGCGCGGCATCTCGCTGCCGCGCCGTGCCACCTCGACAGCACGCCCTCTGGCAGCTCGTCGCCGGTCTGGCGCCGCATGTGCTGACCCTGAACCCGGCCGGCATCGACACGCTGCGGGCATTGCTGCGCTTGCTGTCGGCCGACGCGCCGGGACCGACACCGATCATCGACGCGATCGTCCGTGTCTCGCACCGGCCCGTCATGCAATGGATGGCCGTCAAGCCCATGTCGACGTTTCTGCGCGGCATCGAAATTGCGGTGAGCGTCGAGCCGTCCGCGTTCAATACGACGAGCCTGTACGCATTCAGTCGCATGCTCGACCCGTTCTTTGCCCATTTCGCGCCAGCCAACGGCTTCGTGCAATCCGTGATCCGCGATGCGGATTCCGGCCAGGAACGGGTACGTTGCCCACCGCGCTTCGGCACCACGCCGGTTCTTTAA
- a CDS encoding DoxX family protein: protein MRYVSLESKKDELLLAARVLMMILFVLFGWQKLNGFSGTVAYMASTGNPAPELAATIAVAVELAGGALIAIGFYTRPLALVFAVYTLATALIGHRYWALQGMEQYMAMINFYKNVSIIGGLLLLALTGPGRYSVDRK from the coding sequence ATGCGTTACGTTTCGCTGGAGTCGAAGAAGGACGAGCTGCTGCTGGCGGCTCGCGTGCTGATGATGATCCTGTTCGTGCTGTTCGGCTGGCAGAAGCTGAACGGTTTCTCGGGCACGGTCGCTTACATGGCGTCGACGGGGAACCCGGCGCCTGAACTGGCGGCCACGATCGCGGTGGCGGTCGAGCTGGCCGGCGGCGCGCTGATCGCGATCGGTTTCTATACGCGTCCGCTTGCCCTGGTGTTTGCCGTTTATACACTCGCGACCGCGTTGATCGGCCATCGCTACTGGGCGCTGCAAGGGATGGAGCAGTACATGGCGATGATCAACTTCTACAAGAACGTGAGCATCATCGGCGGGTTGCTGTTGCTTGCGCTGACCGGGCCGGGGCGGTATTCGGTGGATCGGAAGTAA
- a CDS encoding dihydrodipicolinate synthase family protein — MQHPQQSNVTIEGIVPVMLTPFDDAGAIDYAGLERLIEWYLAHGSDALFAVAQSSEMQFLSLAERAELARFVVDRVAGRVPVVASGHISDDLDAQVAELCAAADSGAQGVVLVTNRLDPQRKGSAALLDHLHRLLARLPTDLPLGLYECPAPYRRLLSDDELRACIDTGRFVMLKDVSCDLDTVKRRVALAAGSPLKILNANAAIAWDAMKAGSAGFNGVFTNFHPDLYRWLRTQGDTNPALADELSTFLVVSAVSEALGYPALAKIYHQRIGTFGSIRCRAIDYDVRERFWALDAVLDKIVAGTEHFRRRIAA, encoded by the coding sequence ATGCAACACCCGCAGCAATCGAACGTGACCATCGAGGGGATCGTGCCGGTGATGCTGACGCCGTTCGACGACGCCGGCGCGATCGACTACGCCGGGCTCGAGCGGCTCATCGAATGGTATCTGGCGCACGGCTCGGATGCGTTGTTCGCGGTCGCGCAATCGAGCGAGATGCAGTTCCTGAGCCTGGCCGAACGCGCGGAACTCGCGCGCTTCGTGGTCGATCGGGTGGCCGGACGCGTGCCCGTCGTCGCGTCCGGGCACATCAGCGACGATCTCGATGCGCAGGTCGCCGAGCTGTGCGCGGCGGCCGATTCGGGCGCGCAGGGCGTCGTGCTCGTGACCAACCGTCTCGATCCGCAGCGCAAGGGCAGCGCCGCATTGCTCGACCATCTGCACCGGCTGCTCGCGCGACTGCCGACGGATCTTCCGCTCGGCCTGTATGAATGTCCGGCCCCTTACCGGCGGCTTCTTTCGGATGACGAACTGCGTGCATGCATCGACACGGGCCGGTTCGTGATGCTCAAGGACGTGAGCTGCGATCTCGACACGGTGAAGCGGCGTGTTGCGCTCGCCGCGGGATCGCCGCTGAAGATCCTGAACGCGAACGCCGCGATTGCGTGGGATGCGATGAAGGCCGGATCCGCCGGCTTCAACGGCGTGTTCACCAACTTCCACCCGGATCTCTACCGGTGGTTGCGTACGCAAGGCGACACGAATCCGGCGCTGGCCGATGAACTGTCGACGTTCCTGGTCGTATCGGCGGTGTCGGAGGCACTTGGCTACCCGGCACTCGCGAAGATTTACCATCAGCGGATCGGTACGTTCGGGTCGATCAGGTGCCGTGCGATCGACTACGACGTGCGTGAGCGATTCTGGGCGCTCGACGCCGTGCTCGACAAGATCGTCGCGGGGACCGAGCATTTTCGCCGGCGAATCGCGGCGTAA
- a CDS encoding MFS transporter, giving the protein MNENQPVPPAPPRIRRGQRVALALLMASGIVNYLDRGTLAVASSAIRGDLGLSLAQMGLLLSAFSWSYALCQFPVGGLVDRIGPRRLLGIGLIVWSFAQAAGGIVSTFGWFIVARIVLGIGEAPQFPSAARVVSNWFPLRARGTPTGIFNAASPLGTALAPLLLSILVASFDWRWAFIATGALGLVVAVVWFALYRDPVRAQLSAAERSYLDADAQSVAAAPKLTFAEWRSLFSHGTTWGMLIGFFGSVYLNWVYLTWLPGYLTMERHMSLIRTGFAASVPFLCGFVGSLVAGWLSDLVTRRSRSPVVSRRNAVVVAMLGMVAFTIPAALVQSNTVALACISVVIFLANAASACSWALATAAAPPSRVASLGAIQNFGGFIGGALAPILTGIIAQKWSFVPALLTAAAIAFAGAMAYLLLVRKPIPEQAANAAPGPLPA; this is encoded by the coding sequence ATGAACGAAAACCAACCTGTTCCGCCCGCGCCGCCACGCATCCGGCGCGGCCAACGCGTCGCGCTCGCGCTGTTGATGGCGAGCGGAATCGTCAACTACCTCGATCGCGGCACGCTGGCCGTCGCGAGCTCGGCGATTCGCGGCGATCTCGGCCTGTCGCTCGCGCAGATGGGGCTGCTGCTGTCCGCGTTCTCGTGGAGCTATGCGCTGTGCCAGTTCCCGGTTGGCGGGCTGGTCGACCGCATCGGCCCGCGCCGGCTGCTCGGCATCGGGTTGATCGTCTGGTCGTTCGCGCAGGCGGCGGGCGGCATCGTGTCGACCTTCGGCTGGTTCATCGTCGCGCGCATCGTACTCGGCATCGGCGAGGCGCCACAGTTCCCGTCGGCCGCGCGCGTGGTCAGCAACTGGTTTCCGCTGCGTGCGCGCGGCACGCCGACCGGCATTTTCAACGCAGCATCACCGCTTGGCACCGCGCTGGCGCCGTTGCTGCTGTCGATTCTCGTGGCGTCGTTCGACTGGCGCTGGGCGTTTATCGCGACGGGGGCACTCGGTCTCGTCGTCGCGGTCGTCTGGTTCGCGCTGTACCGCGATCCGGTGCGCGCGCAACTGTCTGCCGCCGAGCGCAGCTATCTCGATGCCGACGCGCAAAGCGTGGCGGCGGCGCCGAAACTGACGTTCGCCGAATGGCGCAGCCTGTTCTCGCACGGCACGACCTGGGGGATGCTGATCGGCTTCTTCGGCTCCGTGTACCTGAACTGGGTCTACCTGACCTGGCTGCCGGGCTACCTGACGATGGAGCGGCACATGAGCCTGATCCGCACCGGATTCGCCGCGTCGGTGCCGTTCCTGTGCGGGTTCGTCGGTTCGCTGGTCGCCGGCTGGCTGTCGGACCTGGTCACGCGCCGCAGCCGTTCGCCTGTCGTGAGCCGGCGCAACGCGGTGGTGGTCGCGATGCTCGGGATGGTCGCTTTCACGATCCCGGCCGCGCTCGTGCAGAGCAACACGGTTGCGCTCGCGTGCATTTCGGTCGTGATCTTTCTCGCGAACGCGGCGTCGGCCTGCTCGTGGGCGCTCGCGACGGCAGCCGCGCCGCCGAGCCGTGTCGCGTCGCTCGGCGCGATCCAGAATTTCGGCGGCTTCATCGGCGGCGCGCTTGCGCCGATCCTGACGGGCATCATTGCGCAGAAGTGGTCGTTCGTGCCGGCGCTGCTGACGGCCGCGGCGATCGCGTTCGCCGGTGCAATGGCCTATCTGCTGCTGGTGCGCAAGCCGATTCCCGAGCAGGCCGCGAACGCCGCGCCCGGACCGTTACCGGCGTGA
- the rbsK gene encoding ribokinase, with the protein MSKTTSPRIAVVGSVNIDLVTRAPRLPVPGETLLGTAFQTVHGGKGANQAVAAARLGASVAMIGCVGDDAFGARLHGALAAERIDVTHLHRIGGTATGVATITVDDGGANSIVVVPGANACLDADRIDAAREAIAGAALLVCQLEVPVATVVRAIACAGARHTPVLLNPAPAQPLFDALLARVDYLVVNETEAESLTGIAVGDDASAVRAADALCAKGVANVLVTLGARGVCWRGSAGNGRHRAMKVVAVDTTAAGDTFVGGFAAARAGGASMDDAIGFGQRAAAISVTRYGAQTSIPTRDEVMRMDT; encoded by the coding sequence ATGAGCAAGACCACTTCACCGCGTATCGCCGTCGTCGGCAGCGTCAACATCGACCTCGTCACGCGCGCGCCGCGCCTGCCGGTGCCGGGCGAAACGCTGCTCGGCACGGCATTCCAGACCGTTCATGGCGGCAAGGGGGCGAACCAGGCGGTTGCGGCCGCACGCCTGGGCGCATCGGTCGCGATGATCGGCTGCGTGGGCGACGACGCATTCGGGGCGCGCCTGCACGGCGCGCTGGCGGCCGAGCGCATCGACGTGACGCATCTGCATCGGATCGGCGGCACGGCAACCGGCGTGGCGACGATCACGGTCGACGACGGCGGCGCGAACAGCATCGTCGTCGTGCCTGGTGCGAATGCGTGCCTCGATGCCGACCGGATCGACGCGGCGCGCGAAGCGATCGCGGGGGCGGCGCTGCTCGTGTGCCAGCTCGAAGTACCGGTTGCCACCGTCGTGCGCGCGATTGCCTGTGCCGGTGCGCGCCACACACCGGTGCTGCTCAATCCGGCGCCCGCGCAGCCGCTGTTCGACGCATTGCTGGCACGGGTCGACTACCTCGTCGTCAACGAGACGGAAGCCGAGTCGCTGACCGGTATCGCCGTCGGCGACGACGCGTCGGCCGTGCGCGCCGCCGACGCGCTCTGCGCGAAGGGGGTCGCCAACGTGCTGGTCACACTCGGCGCGCGCGGCGTCTGCTGGCGCGGCAGCGCAGGGAACGGCCGTCACCGGGCGATGAAGGTGGTGGCCGTCGATACGACCGCGGCCGGCGACACGTTCGTCGGCGGGTTCGCGGCGGCCCGCGCGGGCGGCGCGTCGATGGACGACGCGATCGGCTTCGGCCAGCGTGCGGCCGCCATCAGCGTCACGCGCTACGGCGCACAGACCTCGATCCCGACGCGTGACGAAGTCATGCGTATGGATACCTGA
- a CDS encoding LacI family DNA-binding transcriptional regulator, producing MSTPPSRGGASRARRGSGRSVLGDVAKLAGVSTATVSRVYNDPGKVSADVQQRVREAARALNWIPNAAGRALASTRTHITGAIIPTLDDQVFASQVAGMQTVMAEHGITLFLGCSNYDPAQALAQVRAMLSRGVEAVSLVGEAYPPELFELLAMHRVPYVVTYAYRDDSPHCCIGFDNRAAFARLTTHLLDLGHRDFAIIMQPSADNDRVQARLRGIHDTLATHGLAVRPMHQHEGAATIAFGRASLRAIAGSDAATRPTAVICGNDALALGALLEAQALGIDVPAQLSITGFDDIALAREIQPPLTTMWVDTDAIGRQAAHALLDALENGATGPGNAVLPELRARESAAPPAQVRAARKT from the coding sequence ATGAGCACGCCCCCGTCCCGCGGTGGCGCATCGCGGGCGCGCCGCGGCAGCGGCCGTTCGGTGCTCGGCGATGTCGCGAAACTGGCCGGCGTGTCGACCGCGACCGTCTCGCGCGTGTACAACGACCCCGGCAAGGTGTCGGCCGACGTACAGCAGCGCGTGCGCGAAGCGGCGCGCGCATTGAACTGGATTCCGAATGCGGCCGGCCGCGCACTCGCGTCGACGCGCACGCACATCACCGGCGCGATCATTCCGACGCTCGACGACCAGGTGTTCGCGTCGCAGGTCGCGGGCATGCAGACGGTCATGGCCGAACACGGCATTACGCTGTTCCTTGGCTGCTCGAACTACGATCCCGCGCAGGCGCTGGCGCAGGTGCGCGCGATGCTGTCGCGCGGCGTGGAAGCCGTGTCGCTGGTCGGCGAAGCGTATCCGCCGGAATTGTTCGAACTCCTGGCGATGCATCGCGTGCCGTATGTCGTCACCTATGCGTATCGCGACGACAGCCCGCACTGCTGCATCGGCTTCGACAACCGCGCGGCGTTCGCGCGGCTCACCACGCACCTGCTCGACCTTGGCCATCGCGATTTCGCGATCATCATGCAGCCGTCGGCGGACAACGACCGCGTCCAAGCCCGCCTGCGCGGCATTCACGACACGCTGGCCACGCATGGCCTCGCGGTGCGCCCCATGCACCAGCACGAAGGCGCGGCAACGATCGCGTTCGGGCGAGCAAGCCTGCGCGCGATCGCCGGCAGCGACGCGGCGACGCGGCCGACAGCCGTGATCTGCGGCAACGACGCGCTCGCGCTCGGTGCATTGCTCGAAGCGCAGGCGCTCGGCATCGACGTGCCCGCCCAACTGTCGATCACGGGGTTCGACGATATCGCGCTCGCACGCGAGATCCAGCCGCCGCTGACGACGATGTGGGTCGACACCGACGCGATCGGGCGCCAGGCCGCACATGCGTTGCTCGACGCGCTCGAGAACGGCGCCACGGGGCCCGGCAATGCCGTGCTGCCCGAGTTGCGCGCGCGGGAATCCGCCGCGCCGCCGGCACAGGTGCGTGCCGCGCGCAAGACATGA
- a CDS encoding lysozyme inhibitor LprI family protein, whose product MTILNRSNARGHAALSASAKRRTHLSSVAAAALLTLLPVAAHAAGFDCAKAASPTEKAICADTALSKLDGDLSAAWKKALAKGGDTAALKAAQLKWLKQRDQCGSDAPCLGDRYRERLASLNGTPLAADRWQQTWYMTSDNPSFGGAVTFTGTAPRLHFELSGNNGTHDGWLDGDIVLHGDSGTFRRDKCRLDFDRKGGRIRITQQGADFDCGAGAGVVYAGDYVTASQFQAKPPADLLSLKVVTDATQNATAHKLLGADYQTLVDMVNSSADEKDLDGLNAHVTSYWVRGIATTNAAIVMRRGTDLWIGLLVFDAKNNVRMRYYSNVPAWKKTVPKTINAWRDNLDKTLPVDVMQ is encoded by the coding sequence ATGACCATCCTGAACCGATCGAATGCGCGCGGACACGCCGCGCTTTCCGCATCTGCCAAGCGGCGCACGCACCTGTCATCTGTCGCGGCGGCCGCCCTGCTGACGCTGCTGCCGGTTGCCGCGCATGCGGCCGGCTTCGACTGCGCGAAGGCCGCTTCGCCGACCGAGAAGGCGATTTGCGCGGATACCGCGCTGTCGAAGCTCGACGGTGACCTGTCGGCCGCGTGGAAGAAGGCGCTCGCAAAGGGCGGCGATACGGCCGCGCTGAAGGCCGCGCAACTGAAGTGGCTCAAGCAGCGCGACCAGTGCGGCAGCGACGCGCCGTGCCTTGGCGACCGCTACCGCGAACGGCTCGCGAGCCTGAACGGCACGCCGCTCGCCGCCGACCGCTGGCAGCAGACGTGGTACATGACGAGCGACAACCCGTCGTTCGGCGGCGCGGTCACGTTCACCGGCACGGCGCCACGTCTGCATTTCGAACTGAGCGGCAACAACGGTACGCATGACGGCTGGCTCGACGGCGACATCGTGCTGCACGGCGACAGCGGTACCTTTCGCCGGGACAAATGCCGGCTCGATTTCGACCGGAAGGGCGGACGCATTCGCATCACGCAACAGGGCGCCGATTTCGATTGCGGCGCGGGCGCGGGTGTCGTCTATGCAGGCGACTATGTAACTGCGTCGCAGTTTCAGGCCAAACCGCCGGCCGACCTGCTGAGTCTCAAGGTCGTGACCGACGCGACGCAGAACGCGACCGCGCACAAGCTGCTCGGCGCCGATTATCAGACGCTCGTCGACATGGTCAACTCCAGCGCCGACGAGAAGGATCTCGACGGGCTCAACGCACACGTGACGTCGTACTGGGTGCGCGGCATCGCGACGACGAACGCGGCGATCGTGATGCGCCGCGGCACCGACCTGTGGATCGGGCTGCTCGTGTTCGATGCAAAAAACAACGTGCGGATGCGCTATTACTCGAACGTGCCGGCGTGGAAGAAAACCGTGCCGAAGACGATCAACGCGTGGCGCGACAATCTCGACAAGACGCTGCCGGTCGACGTGATGCAGTAA